The Juglans regia cultivar Chandler chromosome 1, Walnut 2.0, whole genome shotgun sequence nucleotide sequence GAAAGAAGTCTCCATGCATATGCCTCGGATGCATCATCAAAATCCTTCCTTCGCTTCAGCACTATGTGTCCGCTGATTTCCCACACGGCAGGGTTTACCTGAGTGTCTAAGATATCCTGGCTTACTTCTCCAAGTGCTTGTTTCTCTGCGAAACACTGACATAGAAGAAGCAACCAATTAGTCTTTCCACCAAAAGAAAAGCACAATATCATCGGGAGGTACTTGGCAAACTATCACTAGGGTAATCAGTGTGTCTCATTATGTGTGCCATGCCCATTTCCGGGTATCCTAAGTTGCAAGGGTGGCTGCCCTGACCCTCTGCCGGGTATTCCCCAATACAGGCTAGAGTAAATGAAGAAATTAACTTTTACAGGGGTGAGAGATCCACCAAACGGGTCTAATTAAGCTTATCAGAATTTTAACTTGACACATACAAAACTGAGCTACTTCAAAGAAGATATTCAGAACAGTGAGTTTGAATTAGGTGAAAGAGACTTCAAAAAGACGTCCTACACAGCTGCAATTAGACGTGAAATTTATTGCCAATTGCTAACACTACCAACACTTTTGTGGCAACATCAACTAGGGCATGTTGCCTTGGTCACAGGCACCATAAGGATGGACCTAGTTTATCGACACAGAGAAGAGGTTAAGAATCTAATGGTTCTGTCCTATTAATATATTCTCCCGCATGATGGAAACAACAAAGGCAGAAAGCATAATATGTCCTCCCTTGTGATTGAGTACAATACGGCCAAGACCATGTAAATCTCTGCACTTCCataaattaacatattatatattaaaaaaaaaaaaccatcaaacTATAGCGGACAAAAGTGCAGGAATTTTCATCTATTACCTAGCTAGATACCACTGAATTCTTTTATTCAGTCACAAATTTTCGTTTCAATAGATGGAGCTACTCTAGAGTCTAACTGTAAGATTTAAactctttcctttttatctgTAAAGTGACTAAATGCTTAAAAAACCCACCAAGCCACCAAGAAGATACCATGTCAGAAAATGCAGTTATAAGGAGGAACAATACCTGAGGGAAGAGAAAGATTCTTTTCCCACAATCAGAGATGAGAATGTTGAAAGGGATGTTGTTGTTCTGCAAGCAAATGCAAGAACTAGCTACTACATCAGACAAATCCCTTATCGTATTTCCACCCTCAAAAACAAGACCTCGCACTGGATAATACAAGAGCTGCGAAACAATCACTCCTTTGTTATGCAGCCCCTTCTTAGCAAGTATCCTTTGACTTGGAGCTTTCTCAACTGGGAAGGACACTGCCAAGTAGTACGCCTGTGTAGAAATTAAACAATCAATAACCAGAAGTTAAGATTTCGATCAACTTAATATATCAGCATTAGATTTAGATTTAAATCTATATAGGCCAATAAGATAAGAAAACATACTTGGAAGTGCAGGTGGTTAATAGTAGCAAAAGCACCCAAACTGTTGTAACCCACTCTGAAGAAGGGATCTGCAGCTTCTTTAGCCAGATGAAGAGCAAGCAAGAAGCTTTCAGGATCAATCCTTTGTGATAAGCAGTTGAGAACACGGGGTATAAGAAGAACATGCCCATACTCAATTGGGCTCACCTGATAATCAAAATCCAATTCCACCTTAAGCAAAATCTCACGTCCTACAGAGACATAAGCTCAATAGAGAAAATCGTGCggtactaatattaaatatgctTACATTGATGACAACAACACTAGGGGACTGCAAATCTGAAGCTACTTCTGAGCTGGGGCAGAAGTAGCTCTTGTCATTGTTTGGTTCAAACCTGAAAAGCACCTCTTCTTGGCCAACTTTGGTGAAATTGAATTTATTGTCATCAAAAGGATGAAGAACCCGGTCAACCCTAAACTCAGTGGGTCGTTTCTTCTGGTGGCGTCCTTCATTCAGCTGGGCAATGAATCCGTATTTGCAATGGAGAATCTTTGTCTCACAGGTAGTTACGTCATAGCGAAAAAGGCCTCGGCTCATTCGATCCTCCCACTGTCCAAGCAACAAATTGTGGAGGAAAGATATTGGAGGTTGTTCCTCAGACGAGTTAACATTGCCATCTTTAATAGGATCCTCTGTTTGTATCTTGAATGCATATAGCGAAAGTCTTGAAACTGAATcaacaaatcaaataaatacacaaacaaaatgttgagaaaaaacgcccatttggattgagaaatcatctcaacttatctcatctcatcattacaactttatcaaattctcatacaaaatataataaataattatactttttcaaatctcaaaataacaataacaataatattaaaaaataatattataataatattttattcaacttttaacttttatttgaaatcatcttatcttaccATCTAAACATTGGCCAATTAAAACTAAAGATGGGCTATGTTTGTTTCAACAGCAATATTAGTTGGGAAAAATTCCTTAGCAATGGTTTTCAGTATGTTCTCCTTGGTTGCAAAGAAAAGGCAAGAAAGTAAAGAGAAGATGTAATCAATCAAGTCTTCAACCATTgatatttaggttttttttttttttttttttttcaagtggttACTGAAGACCGCGCCTAGATACGGGTTGTTTGGGCTTTAATTGAAATAACCGTTCGAGTACGATccaagaaatgaatgaaaagaatgCAGAGAAagattcaattttctttttctaaatatcTTGCTCAGGAATCAATGGGAACTTTAGCTTAATGTTAATACACCTAGATGATTTCCTCAGAagttgaagggaaaaaaaaaaaagagagagagaacgataTCAATAACATCAAAACTATCTTTAAattcaactaaaaaataaatctttttgcACCTGAGGTTTTCTATTCCTCTAATTAGAATTTTCTTAGACCGGAACAAAATCCACATTGAAGGAATaagaaaaacacacaaaaataacTAAACCCACAAGTTTATTTATTTCCACAAACAATTATTTACTAAAAAATTGGGAAATTACACAAGCGTACCAGGTAAGCAGCACTTTCCCAGGCAATTCCGGCCGCACCCCGAGGCGCTCTCCGAAATATTGTCCTCCTGGTAATTCGAAACAACGGTCGGAACCCTTTTGATCTTCAGCATCGATCTTGAACCCGCCACCGCCTTAAGAGAATGGTGGTTCTTCTGCTACGAGATgttgttcttgttcttctccTTCTTTGGTTTGATTTTTGAGGTGGTGGAAGTGACGGGACTGGTGGATacgtttctttcctttcttttcttctttttcccaaaaaagAGTCGGCTGGGCGCAACAACCTCTTTGCTATTTTCTCACGGCTGGTTTCCATTAGTTTCTCTGCTACTCTTCTTTTAAATGTTGTTTCGTGGCGGTGCGGTTCGCTTCCCTCTGTGAACCTCTCATTCAATTTCATACCTTCCTCAAAAAAAGTATAACCCAATGCATGTTTAGTTACGTCCTtcgatgtgtgtgtgtgtttttttttatccacaCGTGTATATATGCTATTCATGCAAGAGGTGGTTTTATATACTCTACGTACGTTTTCTCCAGCTTTTCATAGATTccttactctatttttttagttatatcAACTGAAATAATCATGTCTGTCTTAGTTATTGAACAGACgatatcaactttttttttcctcgagAGATGTAAGCcgaattcttaaattttttgtgtttgtttttgtttctgtccactataaagaaaaaaatacttcattaattcCTTGCAACACCCAAGTGATctgtttcatatataatatatatatatatattatatattatatatatatatatattacaatgtagttcttgaaaaaattatccacttttttaatcagtaaTATTTATCGACCCTAACATGTATATGACTAATCGAATTAATTCggggtacgtacgtacgtgaatGGGTACATGGCAGGGAGTCCAATGCATGACTATGAAAACacatattataagaaaattatttatttacgacTAATTATTTctaacgaaatgactatttttaactaaaataaatatattttcgtcgtaaatagtcatttttattgaaaaaaaaatagccacAAATAcctgtttttcttatagtgacatGAAATTGAAGCTTTACGCCATTTGTATGGtgagttgatcagatgaaatgagttgagataaaaattgaaagttgaataaaatattgttaaaatattattttttaatattgttaatattgttttggagttaaaaaatgttgaattttttttttattatattatgtgaaaatttaaaaagtagttgtaataatgagatgagataatagaCTCTTTCACTATCCAACAGGGCCAGACGATGAAAATCTGCCGATCACCTTAACTAGCCGCAGTACTCGAGGGTGATGTTGTAGTAATTAAATTAAGCTGATCATCTACAAAAGTTTCAAGGTAAAACTTCAGATTAGTGGTGCGTGCTGGCTATGCAATCTGGTCGTGTGAATACGAAAAGGCAAATAATAGTGCTCCCGATCCAgaaatattaaatctaaaaggATTTAGCAGATTATAAGGTGGACAAAGGGGCGCTGCTGGATGCTTATATTTACAGAATAAAGAGTTACGACGTTATTGCGCCTGTATACGTTTAGTATCAACATTTTAAGGTTTACAAGTGTTCACTACTTGCGTTACAGtgtataatataagtaaataaattttgaagcaTTTGTACCAAAATTGAAGGTGTTTTAAGTTCATTAGTCATATTTTCTGACTATTTGCAAGGAGATTTTATTGTTGCAAGTTGAACTTATCATCGTTGGGACTATCTTCACGATAACTTGTACAATATCCTTTGCTATTATGTAATCCATTCTCGAGTACTATAGGGTTATAGttgcaaatataaatatttacaatgaTATCATGATCGTTAATgcaaattatatgaatattacCAACGACATGCATGCCTTTCgttaaaaataactatttgcaACAAATAGAACTATTTACAGCAATTATAGTTAAAAGTAATTATAGTTTAACAATATGGACACATATTAGGGACAAGAACTCATCATCCATCCAAAACACTCCTACATATATAAAGGACTCAAATAAGTACTGATTCACAGCATGCATGTTACGTAAAATAACTAACAATGCTTTTAACCTTCATCGATCTAAACATTATATAATAAGGactcaaataaaagaaaacaataaattaaataacatagAAGACATGAatgcaaaaaattaatagatatatatatatatataactttgatGCAAACATTACATGATTAGAGATCATCATTAATTAGCACATATATCCAATTACATTAGAGATCATTAGCAAAGATTCTGATATAAATTAGAGATTAGAACATACATCCAAATAAAATATGGAATACCGAAAATCTATGGACCCTATATCCAAATGTAAATACTTCTTGATCAACAGGTGAACTTGTATATAAATTCTGATACATTAGAGATTGGCACATGCGTgcatccaatatatatatatatatatatatatatatatatatatatatatatatatatatatatatatatataatatatatatatattatatatatatatatatcgcaattaacatatatattgcatGGTTTCGTCGAGCCAACTATAAAAGTATGAATCAATAGATGTCGATCAACCAGTAGTTCTTCTGATATGGGAGGTAACTAGGAGAAAATACAAGAGATAGTGAGGAGCCCCATCTGTAAAGAATTGAAGTTACAACACATTTAACATTCCTCATGTCCTAATATTCCTATATGGAGAGCGGAGCAGAATGGCAACTTTACAACCTTTTCAGCTTGACAATACAACCACGATCCTAAAGAAAAAGTGTCGTGGGCTAAATGGATCTGACATAAATTAATTCCGagtaaaatttctatatttatgcAGATATATATGTTTAGAGGTCTACCTTTTGACCAGGATATTAATTTTGAAGTTTCATATTTCTATGGCCTCTATGTGAATGTTGTCAAGTGGCTGATTGTCAATCTTTAAATCATTCGTTACTTTTGGGAGAGATTCCAtcttttgtttggaatttgTTTGAGGCAGCTCTGGGTCTAAATCTTGTACCTACTAATACATGGCATGGTAAAATTCAGCAATGGCTATCCAAGGCTCAGACGGTTTGGCAAATCAACATTGCGATTGGCATTcttctttaattaataagttGGTTTTTGTGGTTATACAAATGTAAAGCTAGACTGGAGGGGGTTTCTCAAAGTAGGGAGCAAGTGTGCTACaagatcaagattttttttGCCCAACTCATTCACACAAAAAACGAATAAGCCCTTCACCAAATGCTCAGATGGGGTGATTTTACAGCAACTTGGTTTAATGATGATGCTTGTCCAAAAAAAATCTATGCAGATATTGAAGTGGATGCACCCGACACAGGGATTTGCTAAACTTAACATTAATGGCAGTAGTCTGGGCAATCCAGGTCGAAGTGGATGTGGAGGGATTATTCGAGATGAGAATGGTCATataatttttgcttttgttAGATTCTATGGTATTAATTCAAACACCATTACAGAAATAAAAGCCCTATCTGATGGTCTTAGTTTATGTgctaaaatgaatattaatcACATAGAGGTTGAAACACATTCTAAGCTAGTGGTTAATTGGTGGAAGAAAGATGGGCAAGTTCCTTGGCGAAGTCAGAGCAGAGATACAAGAAAGAGGCTAGATTGACGGCTCGTTCGATTCTGGTatgtctttttcatttctttaggAAAACGAACCATGTTGCAGACAAATTAGATAACTGGTACAAAAGGTAcatagtatttatttaatacCAGAGATAGCCTTCCAAAAGACATTATAAGAGCTATTCGAATGGAGCAGACAGGTTTACAAGTTATACAGCATTGATAACATTTTTGTGTTATATTTTGTTGTATAATTTATGCTTTATTTTGTCTTGATTTGATTGGAGGTCTTGTTAGCACACACTTTTCTGTTTTGATTTGTTGAGTATTCCTATTGGATTAAGGTTAGCGGTTTTTCTTTTGTGTTCTTGCAGTTCATTTTGTTCGACAATCAATGAAACTTATTTcggaaagtaaataaaaaagaaaggctATTTGGGAGAAATAAGTTTACAAATATATACAGTCGGTGTAGACGATAGGAACAAAGCAATCAGACTATTTGGTAATTTCATGACCAACTTAAAATAAGACCTAACAAAGTAGCTCTCTCCCTTCAAATAAATACcaatttttaatctatttttaccttttttttttttacattgtttcaatttttgttgagattttacAGATCTgattatttattctttagatCTGGATTGTTATGTTTTTTTGGTTGGATATACATGCTCTTCTACGGTTTTCTTTGTACGGGATGAggcatgtttattttttgtttgcttcGACATGcatcttcttttatttcattctttcttagatatttattttttcaagttgcAACAAATTTGAAAGCATACTTTTCAGATCTacgctatatttttttttcccatttctctttttctatgtTGGATTCTTCTTatgtttttttggttaaatataTATGCGGTTTCAATTAGTCAATAtgggccatttttttttttttttttgcatatagCCTCACACTCTGTGGTACATGTGGCTTTGGACttttaagtttgattttttttttttatgttctgtTCGTCATTCTTGCAAAAACATTTTGTCCTAGATCTACTGTGGCCAGCAACCACACTGTACTCTGTCAATCACAGCCTCGTCGTGGTCACCGCCTCCTTCCTCTCCTTCAATTCCCGATGCAGCCCCCTCTCCTTCCCTcgcatgctctctctctctcacggaTTCCCTATGCACAGCCACCAGATCTGCCACTGTGAGCCATCATTGCCGCCTCCAGCCACGATTTCGCACCACCACGACCAACCACCGAACAGCACCACCGAGCCCTTCCTCCTCCCCCAGCCCAAGGCCTGTAGCTCCTCCCTCTTCCC carries:
- the LOC108987964 gene encoding GDP-L-galactose phosphorylase 2-like: MLKIKRVPTVVSNYQEDNISESASGCGRNCLGKCCLPVSRLSLYAFKIQTEDPIKDGNVNSSEEQPPISFLHNLLLGQWEDRMSRGLFRYDVTTCETKILHCKYGFIAQLNEGRHQKKRPTEFRVDRVLHPFDDNKFNFTKVGQEEVLFRFEPNNDKSYFCPSSEVASDLQSPSVVVINVSPIEYGHVLLIPRVLNCLSQRIDPESFLLALHLAKEAADPFFRVGYNSLGAFATINHLHFQAYYLAVSFPVEKAPSQRILAKKGLHNKGVIVSQLLYYPVRGLVFEGGNTIRDLSDVVASSCICLQNNNIPFNILISDCGKRIFLFPQCFAEKQALGEVSQDILDTQVNPAVWEISGHIVLKRRKDFDDASEAYAWRLLSEVSLSEDRFQEVKACILEAAGLQEANVENTLNKEESLYKPPAGRAAPHLPRDCLVHQ